The Pseudomonadota bacterium genome includes the window GATGAGGATAATCGTGGTGATGGCCTGGCCCGCGTAGCCCTGGAAGAAGTCGATGAAGTCGGAGCCCGAGGCGCCGCCCGGAGCCGCGGGCGCCGGGGGGAGATCGGCCAGTGCGAGGCCCGCCATCCAGAAGAGGCTATAGATCAGCATCGCCAGCAGTGTGACCCGCCAGAAATCGTCCGCGAAGGTGGAGCGCGGGGCGGCGAGCTCGTGCCCATTGCGGGGTGATATTGTTGTCATGGGGTGATCCTCCTATTGGGTTAACGGATGAAGAAAAGCAGCAGGAGCAGCAGCACGAGCCCGCGGGCGATGTAGAACATCGCATCGAGGAAGCGCACGCCGTTGCCTGCCCAGGACTCGAACTGCCCCAAACCCACCCACGCGGCCCAGAGGATCGCAATGGCGGCGACCAGGCTCGCGATGAGGGTCAGGAGCGTCGAGGCCTCGAAGCCCGCACCGAGCGCAAACTCGGCCATGGGCTACCTCCGGTAGTCCCCGGCGAGCGGCGCGATGCTTCTCGGCTCGCCTTGGGGGGCGTTGAGATGCTCCAGGATCCCGTGCCGGACCCGATCGAGATCCTGTTTGAGCCAGGCGTACTGGAAGCGGATCCGTTGCGGATAGCCCGCTTGGGCCTCGGCGGCACCGGCCAAGGCTTTCAAGGCGTCGATTTCATAAGCGAGGCGAGCCAAGTGCTCGCGCTCGCCCGCGGGATCCGCGTGCGCAGCACCTACCCCGACCAGGATAAAGAGACAGATGATTCGTAGACGCATAACCTCCTCCTGACTCAA containing:
- a CDS encoding TIGR03758 family integrating conjugative element protein, giving the protein MAEFALGAGFEASTLLTLIASLVAAIAILWAAWVGLGQFESWAGNGVRFLDAMFYIARGLVLLLLLLFFIR
- a CDS encoding RAQPRD family integrative conjugative element protein, whose product is MRLRIICLFILVGVGAAHADPAGEREHLARLAYEIDALKALAGAAEAQAGYPQRIRFQYAWLKQDLDRVRHGILEHLNAPQGEPRSIAPLAGDYRR